The sequence TCCAGCGTACTATCTTGTGTTTTCATGAGATTGAGGTTACTTTTTAGCCATAAACAAGACGCCATCTGGAGGCAACATGAGAGGCATCGATTTCGTCACAAATAAACGAGGGCAAAAGACTGCGGTACTTATTGATCTGAAGCGACATGGTCAACTGTGGGAAGACTTTTATGATAGTGTCGTCGCACGGGATCGAGCTCGTGAACCGCGTGAGTCTCTGGATGCCGTGAAAGATCGTCTCCGCCGCTTGGGCAAGCTCCGTGGCTGAATATTCCATTACATTTGCCCGTTCGGCTCGCCGCGAATTGGAGGCCCTTGATTCCTCGGTTATATCCCGCATCCTCTCCAAGATCGAATCCCTTGCAGCTCACCCACGACCACATGGTCCTCGTAAATTGGCTGGTGAGAAATACCTGTGGCGCATTCGTATCGGCGATTATCGAGTCATTTACTCGATTCTCGACAAAGAGCGACACATCGACATTGCGGCCGTGCGTCACCGCCGGGAAGCCTACGACTAGGAAGCAACAGATTCGAGATGACTCCGTCTAAGTCGTGGATACCTTGCCCTAATCGTCGTCGCCTTTTTACCACTGGCCTACCTACTCCACCACTCCTGGTCTTACCCCAAATTGATCCTAACCGGCGGATCGCTGGCGGTGATCGCCATCGCGCTCGTCTGGTTCGCGGAGCGCGCCTTTGATCTTGAGCTTTTCCCCATATAAAGGAATGCTCATGCCAAGAGCTCAGCATGTGCAACTGGGCGATGCATCCCGCCATGAGAACTGCAGGAGTGGCAAACCCCCAATTCGCATTACTCTCACCGATCTTTTTGAGTAGACATCCTTCTCAAGGTATGACCGAATCAACAGAAATGAAACCGAAAGGCGTGAGGTGACTTCTACAAGATCGAATCGATGACTTTCTCTGCTAGTTTTACGATAAGATCAAGAGATAAACTTAAACTCTTTTCGCTTGCTGTGGATTTGACCCTATTCCAAATTTTATCTTGGCGTATATGATCAAGGAATTCATAACCTCTCCAAGTCATGCAGTTTGCCTGGCAGCTCCATCCGCCAGATACTCTGACACAACCAGCTTTTATCAGACCTGCTTCATCTAGCAAATGCATATGGAATGCAACGAGCGCCCGATCATAACCACTAACATCTTCATCTCTTAAGAAACTATTAGCATCATCAAGTTCCTCGAGTTTTATAAGAATTTCTCGAACAATATCCCAATCTCTTTTCATAAGCTTCCCTGTTCTTCAAAGGTATCTTGAACACGAATAGGGCACCAGTCCTCCTAAACCACTTGTAAGAGGGCCGAAGTATGCCTTTCCTAGATGTTAGGTTCAACACGATACCTTATTGTCGACTGTGGCCTGACTATGGCAGAGCTATATTGTCCGATCCGTGTGATCGGTTCTTCCCTGCCTCTGACTCCTCTGTAAGTGATTGAGAACGAAACGATGAGTAACTATCGGAGCCTGTAGTCTCTGACCCTGTCGGGGCTTCAAATCCCACGGCCTCTGTCCTCCTGCCAGACAGCCTCTTTCTCTACTCCCCCTGTATCGGAATATACATGATGTTGCCCTGGCGGTTGACGAGTAGGAGGGCGAGGTCCGTGGGTTTCAATGGGTCGGCGAGGCGCTGAAAGATTGCGAAGCTGTTTACATATTGCCGGTTGAGCTCCAATACGACGTCGCCTGGTTGTAAACCGGAGGCTTCGGCGAGACTGCCTTCCTCGATATCCGTCACAACGACCCCGTTATTCACCGGTAAATCCATCTGGCGTGCCAGCGGTGGAGTCACATCATCGAAGACCACGCCGGAAAGCGGATGAACGGTGGACGCAGTTGAAGCGGCCTGAGTCTTCTTTGTCCGCTCACGCGGGGCTTCCTGAATCACCAGTTCAGCCTGATACAGTTTTTCATCTCGGATGAGATCCAGGCGATGCTTGCTGCCGATCGCCGCTTGGGCCACCAGATTCCGCAAATGGCCGCTATCCATCACGTCTTGCCCGTCGAAGCGCACCACCACATCGCTTCGTTTCAGACCGGCTCGCTCGGCAGATCCCTTCGCTTGCACATCTGTGACAATCGCCCCCTTGACGTCCGGCAGACGGAAAATTTTCCCCAGGGGAGGGCTCACGTCTTGCGTCGAAGCGCCCAGAAACCCTCGGACCACGCGACCCGTCTTGATGAGGCTCTGCATGGCGGCACGGGCCATGTTACTGGGTATGGCAAATCCGACACCCACACTTCCGCCGGTCGGACTCGCGATAGCCGTATTAATCCCCACCAGCTCACCCTGGATGTTGACGAGCGCGCCACCTGAATTCCCAGGATTGATCGGCGCATCCGTCTGGATAAAGTCTTCGAAATCCGCCACGCCCACATCCGCGCGACCGACCGCGCTCACGATACCGAATGTGACCGTGCGGCTTAATCCCAGGGGATTGCCGATGGCCAGCACGAAGTCGCCCACGGCCAGTTGGCTCGAATCACCCCATGCGGCAGTGGGGAGTTTGGTCGCCTGAATCTTTACCACCGCGACGTCGGTCTTTGGATCGGTGGCGACGACTCTTCCCTTGTATTGGCGGCGATCCGCGAGGACCACCTCCACATCGACAGCATCGGCGACGACATGGTTATTGGTCACGATGTAACCATCCGGCGACACGATCACGCCGGATCCCTGCCCATATTGTCGGCGAGTCGGGGGCTCCTTGAACAGACCAAACGGTAGAGCTTCATCGCTAAAGGCTTGATCACGCACCATTACGGTCGATGCGATACTCACGACTGCTGGAATGACCTTATGGGCGGTGCCCCGAACTTGGCGTTGCAAATCCTGGCCGCTTGCCTTCGGAACTTGTTGGGTCGCGGCCAAGCCTGAAATCGGAACGGTCAGACAGCCGATGATCCCCCACACGACGATTCTGAGCCTACAAAGCTTCACAAGAGGGCTTCTCCTACGGTTTGTCATTATTGTACGTTACGTCCGAGCCTACCACGCGGACCCAATCACACGCATTCATAATTCGATATGACGTATGCTGCGTCGCACAGATAACAGACCCACTTGGCCCTCAGCGGGTAAGACCATGCCCCCGTCAGCTGGCGTATTCTCGTACCGGCCTTAGTCCCAACCTTTCAAATTTTTCTCCGCCGGACCGAGTTGGTCGGCAAGAATACTCATATGTTAGGATCATGCATGATTAACTCTTCCTTCATGCATTCCTGAACGCAATTAAACCATAATCAACGGGTGACATGATGACATGTTTCGCGAAATTTATAGCCTGTATCCTGCTGACAACGGCTTCAGGACTTCCTGTCTCCCTTGCGCATGCCGAAGAGAGTACGTTTGGGACCCCTAAGGGAGATGAAGGCATCAGGATTTTCAAGGCTCCTGAGCACCCTTTTTACAGTGGTGAGTTTCGGCTCAAGGGTGATCGCGCGTTTCTCGTCGGAAGTATGGGCGATGCGGCACCTTGGGATCATCTGGACTATGCGGGCAAGCACTTCAATACGGTGAAGGGATCGATTGAGATTGAGGTGAATGAACGCGCCAATACCGGACGGGTAGTGGCCGAGTTCGTTGAAGGGAATAACCGGTATCGAATCGTTTTTGATCGGTTTACCGCGAGAGCTCCGTTTCAGGATGGCGGCATTGCGACCAGAATCTATGAGCATGGTGATTCAAACAATGGCGATCCGCTGTATCCCAAAACTTGGTTGTACCTGGGTGGCTGGGGCACTGCGACGATGTACAAGGATGACCAGGTACTCTACAAAGACTATGACGCGCACTTCATGGTGATGGAACGGTCACGCGATCCCAAGACCCATGAGGTCCGCTACCCGGTCACACGCACGTTGCCCGGCGGCGAAACCGATCCAGCCGGGATGGAGATCGATCTTTGGGTACGATCAAAAGAACAAAACAGCAAGAATTTCCCTCCGTTCGAAACGTTTGTCCACCTCTGTTGGGAAGAAGTCACCTGGCGCTAGACCATGCTTTTTTCTCTCCATCGCCTTCTCCAGATTGCCATCCTGGTGATGGCTGCCCCGATGGTGAGCTATGGCCTAGAGAACACAACCAAAGTGTGGACCTTTGACAATGATCCACAGAAGACCCTTCCCTCTGAATTTCAGATAGGCACCTTGTTTGATGGGAGGCCTGCCGGGGAATGGAAGATGCTGGAGACCGATCGTGCGAAGAGTCCACCCGGTGTGCTCGGGCAGCTCATGGCAAAAGGCGCGGAGCATGCGTATAAAACGGTGCTCATCGATGAAACCATGTCGTCAGACATTGAGCTTGCAATCTCGTTCTTGCCGATCGACGGCAAAGCCGATATGGGCGGGGGACTGATCTGGCGCGCGACAGACGATCGCAACTATTACCTGACAAGGGCCAATCCGCTGGAGCAGAATATTCGGATCTATCGGGTCGTGAAGGGTATCCGGAAGATGCTCAAGAACTTCGATCAGATTATTGATGTCCGGCAGTGGCATGCCCTCCGTGTTCTCACGAACGGATGCCGGATCCAAGTCTACTTTGATGACAAGCAGGTGTTTGATCTATGTGATGAGACTTTCGCAACTGGACGGGTCGGCCTCTGGACCAAATCCGATGCCGTCACCTACTTTGACGATCTCAAACTCCAGATTGCGCACTGAGCCAGGTTCATACAGCCGCTCGTTTACATTAACTCCGTTTCCATTCGGCCATCGATTCAGACCTGTATATCTGTTTCCTCCCTTTCTCATGTCCTGGGCGCATACATAATGACAATCATACCGCCCAGACAAAGAGCAGCCCCCATCACGTCATAGCGATCCGGCCGATCCCCGTCGATCCCCCAGCCCCACAACAGGGACAGCAGGATGAACATTCCGCCGTACGCGGTATAGACGCGACCAAAGTGAGCCGGCTGGAGAGTCGGAATAATGCCGTACAAAATCAGAATGGCAGCGCCTATTGCCGCATACATCCAGTGCCGACCCTCTCGGAGCGCCAACCAAATCAAGTATCCACCGCTGATCTCACACAAACCAGCGAGCACGAACAACCCGAGAGACACAGGAAACGACATGGATTCCTCCTTCACGATGACCTGGGAACGGTGGTCAGCG is a genomic window of Candidatus Nitrospira kreftii containing:
- a CDS encoding hypothetical protein (conserved membrane protein of unknown function), which gives rise to MSFPVSLGLFVLAGLCEISGGYLIWLALREGRHWMYAAIGAAILILYGIIPTLQPAHFGRVYTAYGGMFILLSLLWGWGIDGDRPDRYDVMGAALCLGGMIVIMYAPRT
- a CDS encoding hypothetical protein (conserved protein of unknown function) yields the protein MRGIDFVTNKRGQKTAVLIDLKRHGQLWEDFYDSVVARDRAREPRESLDAVKDRLRRLGKLRG
- a CDS encoding hypothetical protein (conserved protein of unknown function), which gives rise to MKRDWDIVREILIKLEELDDANSFLRDEDVSGYDRALVAFHMHLLDEAGLIKAGCVRVSGGWSCQANCMTWRGYEFLDHIRQDKIWNRVKSTASEKSLSLSLDLIVKLAEKVIDSIL
- a CDS encoding Serine protease Do codes for the protein MKLCRLRIVVWGIIGCLTVPISGLAATQQVPKASGQDLQRQVRGTAHKVIPAVVSIASTVMVRDQAFSDEALPFGLFKEPPTRRQYGQGSGVIVSPDGYIVTNNHVVADAVDVEVVLADRRQYKGRVVATDPKTDVAVVKIQATKLPTAAWGDSSQLAVGDFVLAIGNPLGLSRTVTFGIVSAVGRADVGVADFEDFIQTDAPINPGNSGGALVNIQGELVGINTAIASPTGGSVGVGFAIPSNMARAAMQSLIKTGRVVRGFLGASTQDVSPPLGKIFRLPDVKGAIVTDVQAKGSAERAGLKRSDVVVRFDGQDVMDSGHLRNLVAQAAIGSKHRLDLIRDEKLYQAELVIQEAPRERTKKTQAASTASTVHPLSGVVFDDVTPPLARQMDLPVNNGVVVTDIEEGSLAEASGLQPGDVVLELNRQYVNSFAIFQRLADPLKPTDLALLLVNRQGNIMYIPIQGE
- a CDS encoding hypothetical protein (conserved protein of unknown function), with protein sequence MLFSLHRLLQIAILVMAAPMVSYGLENTTKVWTFDNDPQKTLPSEFQIGTLFDGRPAGEWKMLETDRAKSPPGVLGQLMAKGAEHAYKTVLIDETMSSDIELAISFLPIDGKADMGGGLIWRATDDRNYYLTRANPLEQNIRIYRVVKGIRKMLKNFDQIIDVRQWHALRVLTNGCRIQVYFDDKQVFDLCDETFATGRVGLWTKSDAVTYFDDLKLQIAH
- a CDS encoding hypothetical protein (conserved exported protein of unknown function), with the protein product MTCFAKFIACILLTTASGLPVSLAHAEESTFGTPKGDEGIRIFKAPEHPFYSGEFRLKGDRAFLVGSMGDAAPWDHLDYAGKHFNTVKGSIEIEVNERANTGRVVAEFVEGNNRYRIVFDRFTARAPFQDGGIATRIYEHGDSNNGDPLYPKTWLYLGGWGTATMYKDDQVLYKDYDAHFMVMERSRDPKTHEVRYPVTRTLPGGETDPAGMEIDLWVRSKEQNSKNFPPFETFVHLCWEEVTWR